One window of Quercus robur chromosome 5, dhQueRobu3.1, whole genome shotgun sequence genomic DNA carries:
- the LOC126726895 gene encoding uncharacterized protein LOC126726895, with amino-acid sequence MTGEKKTTIMWIKVDLQCHRCRKKIKEVLCKFPQIQDQVYDEKGNYVVIKVVCCCPEKVKQKIICKGGDTIKSIEIREIEKTTKPAEKEKPPEKEKPPEKEKNPPQKKDPEPVSKLTLGPVCVPVRPCGCGTCCPKCCGRRGGGPCLCGHGTKRWPHAKPVPVPAVPACPVGFGTCCTECYEGRDGGPCHYGHGRPPPCYDGCYYGRPVYDSYGGGYRCEETSSGCTIM; translated from the exons ATGACGGGGGAAAAG AAAACAACAATTATGTGGATCAAGGTCGACCTTCAATGCCATCGCTGCCGCAAGAAGATCAAGGAAGTGCTCTGTAAATTCCCTC AAATACAAGACCAGGTGTACGACGAGAAGGGAAACTATGTGGTAATAAAAGTGGTATGTTGCTGTCCTGAAAAGGTAAAGCAAAAGATAATTTGCAAGGGTGGTGATACCATTAAGAGCATCGAGATTAGAGAGATTGAGAAGACGACCAAGCCAGCTGAGAAAGAGAAGCCACCAGAAAAAGAGAAGCCACCTGAGAAGGAGAAGAATCCACCACAAAAGAAAGACCCTGAACCGGTTTCAAAGCTTACTCTTGGACCGGTTTGTGTGCCTGTACGGCCGTGTGGATGTGGGACTTGTTGTCCGAAATGCTGTGGGCGTCGTGGTGGGGGGCCATGCCTTTGTGGTCATGGTACTAAGCGATGGCCTCATGCTAAACCGGTTCCTGTACCTGCAGTGCCGGCTTGCCCGGTTGGGTTTGGGACGTGTTGTACGGAATGCTATGAGGGTCGTGATGGAGGGCCATGCCATTATGGTCATGGTAGGCCACCCCCATGTTATGATGGCTGCTATTATGGAAGGCCCGTTTATGATAGTTATGGTGGCGGGTATAGATGTGAAGAAACTTCCTCTGGATGCACCATCATGTAG